The Suncus etruscus isolate mSunEtr1 chromosome 7, mSunEtr1.pri.cur, whole genome shotgun sequence genome includes a window with the following:
- the PITRM1 gene encoding presequence protease, mitochondrial isoform X1, producing MWRSGGRAGLALRRLRLSRGAIHGARRWESTACQRALRYHVGEQIHSFTVRQVTPVPELFLTAVKLSHEGTGAQYLHLAREDSNNLFSVQFRTTPMDSTGVPHVLEHTVLCGSQKYPCRDPFFKMLNRSLSTFMNAFTASDYTMYPFSTQNPKDFQNLLSVYLDATFFPCLRELDFWQEGWRLEHKDPQDSKTPLIFKGVVFNEMKGAFTDNQTIFSQHLQNQLLPDHTYAVISGGDPLCIPDLTWEQLKQFHATHYHPSNARFFTYGNFPLERHLQQIQEEALSKFQKIKTLTAVPAQKHWDKPRTSKITCCPDALAADASKQTTVSVSFLLPQITDISEAFTLSLLSSLLISGPNSPFYKALIESGLGSDFSPDAGYSGHTREAYFSVGLQGIAEEDVDKVCSIIDKTIEEVAEKGFEDDRIEALLHKLEIQMKHQSVSFGLALTSYIASCWNHDGDPVELLKLGDQMTQFRQCLKENPKFLQEKVKQYFKNNPHKLTLSMKPDDKYNEKQMQMETEKLKQKVAALSPQDKQQIYEKGLILQTEQSEPQDASCLPALKVSDITPTLPRTEVQVGLVAGDTPVQYCPQPTNGIIYFRAFSSLNSLPEELRAYVPLFCRTLTKLGCGLLNYREQAQQIELKTGGMSVSASVLPDDSNLDTYEQGVLFSSHCLERNLPDMMHLWTEIFNNPCFEEEERFRVLVKMAAQDLASGVPDSGHLYASIRAGRTLTPAGDLRETFGGMDQVRLMKKVAEMVDMQPVLKKLPRIQKHLLNGDDMRCSINAAPQQLAQTEKALETFLRGLGRSRRERKPTARPHLVEKPSPRGAGGSTHSSSSQIVRKLVTDPSFKPCQMKTHFVLPFPVNYVGESVRTAPYTDPDHASLKILARLMSSKFLHTEIREKGGAYGGGAKLSQGGIFTLYSYRDPHSIETLQSFAKAVDWAKAGRFSQQDIEEAKLSVFSAVDAPVAPSSKGMDHFLYGLSDAMKQLHREQLFAVTYESLVHVSSKYLGVGKNVHSLAILGPENPKLAKDPSWVIK from the exons ATGTGGCGTAGCGGTGGGAGGGCAGGGCTCGCCTTGAGGAGGCTGCGGCTGAGCCGAGG TGCTATCCATGGAGCCCGGAGGTGGGAGAGCACTGCCTGCCAGCGAGCACTACGCTACCATGTTGGAGAGCAGATCCACAGCTTCACTGTGCGCCAG GTGACGCCTGTCCCCGAGCTGTTCCTGACTGCAGTGAAGCTCAGCCATGAGGGCACCGGGGCCCAGTACTTACACCTGGCGCGGGAGGACTCCAATAACCTGTTCAG CGTGCAGTTTCGCACCACCCCCATGGACAGCACAGGTGTGCCCCATGTCCTGGAGCACACAGTTCTCTGTGGCTCTCAGAAATACCCTTGCCGAGATCCTTTCTTCAAGATGCTGAACCGGTCCTTGTCGACGTTCATGAACGCCTTCACAG CCAGTGACTATACTATGTACCCCTTCTCCACGCAAAACCCCAAGGACTTCCAGAACCTTCTGTCCGTGTACCTGGATGCCACCTTCTTCCCATGCCTGAGGGAGCTGGATTTCTG GCAGGAAGGATGGCGGCTGGAGCACAAGGACCCCCAGGACTCCAAGACTCCCCTGATCTTTAAAGGCGTCGTCTTTAATGAGATGAAGGGCGCATTT ACAGACAACCAGACCATCTTCTCGCAGCACCTGCAAAATCAGCTTCTGCCCGACCACACCTATGCGGTGATCTCAGGGGGTGACCCCCTCTGCATCCCTGACCTCACTTGGGAGCAGCTGAAGCAGTTCCATGCCACGCACTACCACCCCAGCAATGCTAG ATTCTTCACCTACGGCAACTTCCCACTGGAGCGGCATctgcagcagatccaggaggaGGCGCTGAGCAAGTTTCAGAAGATCAAGACCCTCACTGCTGTGCCTGCACAGAAGCACTGGGACAAGCCG AGAACATCCAAAATCACATGTTGCCCAGATGCCCTGGCTGCGGACGCCTCCAAGCAGACCACTGTCAGTGTCAGCTTCCTCCTGCCACA AATCACCGACATCTCAGAGGCCTTCACACTGAGCCTGCTGTCCTCGCTCCTCATCAGCGGCCCTAATTCCCCCTTCTACAAGGCCCTCATCGAGTCAGGGCTTGGCAGCGACTTCTCTCCTGATGCCGG GTACAGTGGCCACACCCGGGAGGCCTACTTCAGCGTGGGCCTGCAGGGCATTGCAGAGGAGGACGTGGACAAGGTCTGCAGCATCATCGACAAGACCATCGAAGAGGTGGCCGA GAAAGGTTTCGAAGATGACCGCATTGAGGCTCTGCTCCATAAACTCGAGATCCAGATGAAGCACCAGTCTGTTAGCTTTGGGCTCGCCCTGACCTCG TACATAGCGTCCTGCTGGAACCACGATGGGGACCCCGTGGAGCTCCTGAAGCTGGGGGACCAGATGACCCAGTTCAGGCAGTGCCTCAAGGAAAACCCAAAGTTCTTGCAGGAAAAAGTGAAACAGTACTTTAag AATAATCCACACAAGCTGACACTGTCTATGAAGCCGGATGACAAGTACAATGAAAAGCAGATGCAGATGGAGACGGAGAAACTGAAGCAGAAGGTGGCGGCACTGTCCCCACAGGACAAGCAACAAATCTATGAGAAAG GTTTGATTCTGCAGACGGAGCAAAGTGAACCCCAGGATGCCTCCTGTCTCCCTGCTCTCAAAGTGTCAGACATCACACCTACGCTCCCTCGCACTGAGGTGCAGGTGGGCCTGGTAG CAGGAGACACGCCTGTGCAGTACTGCCCACAGCCCACCAACGGGATCATCTATTTCCGGGCCTTCTCCAGCCTCAACTCCCTGCCCGAAGAGCTTCGGGCCTATGTGCCACTCTTCTGCCGCACACTCACCAA GCTGGGCTGTGGCCTCCTCAACTACCGGGAACAAGCACAGCAGATCGAGCTGAAGACGGGGGGCATGTCTGTGTCCGCCTCTGTGCTTCCTGATGATTCAAACCTGGACACTTATGAGCAG GGTGTCCTCTTCTCATCCCACTGCCTGGAGCGCAACCTGCCAGATATGATGCATCTCTGGACCGAGATCTTTAATAA CCCCTGCTTTGAGGAGGAGGAGCGTTTCCGAGTGCTGGTGAAGATGGCGGCGCAGGACCTGGCCAGTGGTGTCCCTGACTCTGGCCACCTCTACGCATCCATTCGGGCAGGCAGGACCCTGACGCCTGCTGGGGACCTGCGGGAAACCTTTGGAGGCATGGACCAG GTGAGGCTGATGAAGAAGGTGGCGGAGATGGTGGACATGCAGCCGGTGTTGAAGAAGCTCCCACGCATCCAGAAGCACCTCCTGAATGGCGATGACATGAG GTGCTCCATAAATGCTGCCCCGCAGCAGCTGGCTCAGACAGAGAAGGCGTTGGAGACCTTCCTCCGGGGCCTGGGCCGGAGCCGTCGGGAACGGAAGCCCACAGCGCGCCCGCATCTGGTGGAG AAACCGTCCCCCAGAGGAGCTGGTGGGAGCACACACAGCAGTAGTTCCCAGATCGTCAGAAAGCTGGTGACG GACCCCAGTTTCAAACCCTGCCAGATGAAGACACACTTCGTGCTGCCCTTCCCCGTTAACTACGTGGGCGAGAGCGTGAGAACCGCCCCGTACACGGATCCCGACCACGCCAG CCTGAAGATCCTCGCACGCCTGATGTCGTCCAAGTTCCTGCACACGGAGATCCGGGAGAAGGGAGGGGCCTATGGGGGTGGAGCTAAGCTCAGCCAAGGAGGAATCTTCACACTCTACTCGTACAG GGACCCCCACTCCATTGAGACACTGCAGAGCTTCGCAAAGGCTGTGGATTGGGCCAAGGCAGGGCGCTTCTCCCAGCAAGACATCGAGGAGGCCAAGCTGTCCGTGTTCTCAGCTGTCGATGCACCTGTGGCTCCTTCAAGCAAAG GCATGGACCACTTCCTGTATGGGCTGTCAGACGCCATGAAGCAGCTCCACCGTGAGCAGCTCTTCGCAGTCACCTACGAGAGCCTGGTTCATGTCAGCAGCAA GTACCTGGGCGTGGGCAAGAACGTACACAGCCTGGCCATCCTCGGACCTGAAAACCCCAAACTCGCGAAGGACCCGTCTTGGGTCATCAAATAG
- the PITRM1 gene encoding presequence protease, mitochondrial isoform X2 has product MWRSGGRAGLALRRLRLSRGAIHGARRWESTACQRALRYHVGEQIHSFTVRQVTPVPELFLTAVKLSHEGTGAQYLHLAREDSNNLFSVQFRTTPMDSTGVPHVLEHTVLCGSQKYPCRDPFFKMLNRSLSTFMNAFTASDYTMYPFSTQNPKDFQNLLSVYLDATFFPCLRELDFWQEGWRLEHKDPQDSKTPLIFKGVVFNEMKGAFTDNQTIFSQHLQNQLLPDHTYAVISGGDPLCIPDLTWEQLKQFHATHYHPSNARFFTYGNFPLERHLQQIQEEALSKFQKIKTLTAVPAQKHWDKPRTSKITCCPDALAADASKQTTVSVSFLLPQITDISEAFTLSLLSSLLISGPNSPFYKALIESGLGSDFSPDAGYSGHTREAYFSVGLQGIAEEDVDKVCSIIDKTIEEVAEKGFEDDRIEALLHKLEIQMKHQSVSFGLALTSYIASCWNHDGDPVELLKLGDQMTQFRQCLKENPKFLQEKVKQYFKNNPHKLTLSMKPDDKYNEKQMQMETEKLKQKVAALSPQDKQQIYEKGLILQTEQSEPQDASCLPALKVSDITPTLPRTEVQVGLVGDTPVQYCPQPTNGIIYFRAFSSLNSLPEELRAYVPLFCRTLTKLGCGLLNYREQAQQIELKTGGMSVSASVLPDDSNLDTYEQGVLFSSHCLERNLPDMMHLWTEIFNNPCFEEEERFRVLVKMAAQDLASGVPDSGHLYASIRAGRTLTPAGDLRETFGGMDQVRLMKKVAEMVDMQPVLKKLPRIQKHLLNGDDMRCSINAAPQQLAQTEKALETFLRGLGRSRRERKPTARPHLVEKPSPRGAGGSTHSSSSQIVRKLVTDPSFKPCQMKTHFVLPFPVNYVGESVRTAPYTDPDHASLKILARLMSSKFLHTEIREKGGAYGGGAKLSQGGIFTLYSYRDPHSIETLQSFAKAVDWAKAGRFSQQDIEEAKLSVFSAVDAPVAPSSKGMDHFLYGLSDAMKQLHREQLFAVTYESLVHVSSKYLGVGKNVHSLAILGPENPKLAKDPSWVIK; this is encoded by the exons ATGTGGCGTAGCGGTGGGAGGGCAGGGCTCGCCTTGAGGAGGCTGCGGCTGAGCCGAGG TGCTATCCATGGAGCCCGGAGGTGGGAGAGCACTGCCTGCCAGCGAGCACTACGCTACCATGTTGGAGAGCAGATCCACAGCTTCACTGTGCGCCAG GTGACGCCTGTCCCCGAGCTGTTCCTGACTGCAGTGAAGCTCAGCCATGAGGGCACCGGGGCCCAGTACTTACACCTGGCGCGGGAGGACTCCAATAACCTGTTCAG CGTGCAGTTTCGCACCACCCCCATGGACAGCACAGGTGTGCCCCATGTCCTGGAGCACACAGTTCTCTGTGGCTCTCAGAAATACCCTTGCCGAGATCCTTTCTTCAAGATGCTGAACCGGTCCTTGTCGACGTTCATGAACGCCTTCACAG CCAGTGACTATACTATGTACCCCTTCTCCACGCAAAACCCCAAGGACTTCCAGAACCTTCTGTCCGTGTACCTGGATGCCACCTTCTTCCCATGCCTGAGGGAGCTGGATTTCTG GCAGGAAGGATGGCGGCTGGAGCACAAGGACCCCCAGGACTCCAAGACTCCCCTGATCTTTAAAGGCGTCGTCTTTAATGAGATGAAGGGCGCATTT ACAGACAACCAGACCATCTTCTCGCAGCACCTGCAAAATCAGCTTCTGCCCGACCACACCTATGCGGTGATCTCAGGGGGTGACCCCCTCTGCATCCCTGACCTCACTTGGGAGCAGCTGAAGCAGTTCCATGCCACGCACTACCACCCCAGCAATGCTAG ATTCTTCACCTACGGCAACTTCCCACTGGAGCGGCATctgcagcagatccaggaggaGGCGCTGAGCAAGTTTCAGAAGATCAAGACCCTCACTGCTGTGCCTGCACAGAAGCACTGGGACAAGCCG AGAACATCCAAAATCACATGTTGCCCAGATGCCCTGGCTGCGGACGCCTCCAAGCAGACCACTGTCAGTGTCAGCTTCCTCCTGCCACA AATCACCGACATCTCAGAGGCCTTCACACTGAGCCTGCTGTCCTCGCTCCTCATCAGCGGCCCTAATTCCCCCTTCTACAAGGCCCTCATCGAGTCAGGGCTTGGCAGCGACTTCTCTCCTGATGCCGG GTACAGTGGCCACACCCGGGAGGCCTACTTCAGCGTGGGCCTGCAGGGCATTGCAGAGGAGGACGTGGACAAGGTCTGCAGCATCATCGACAAGACCATCGAAGAGGTGGCCGA GAAAGGTTTCGAAGATGACCGCATTGAGGCTCTGCTCCATAAACTCGAGATCCAGATGAAGCACCAGTCTGTTAGCTTTGGGCTCGCCCTGACCTCG TACATAGCGTCCTGCTGGAACCACGATGGGGACCCCGTGGAGCTCCTGAAGCTGGGGGACCAGATGACCCAGTTCAGGCAGTGCCTCAAGGAAAACCCAAAGTTCTTGCAGGAAAAAGTGAAACAGTACTTTAag AATAATCCACACAAGCTGACACTGTCTATGAAGCCGGATGACAAGTACAATGAAAAGCAGATGCAGATGGAGACGGAGAAACTGAAGCAGAAGGTGGCGGCACTGTCCCCACAGGACAAGCAACAAATCTATGAGAAAG GTTTGATTCTGCAGACGGAGCAAAGTGAACCCCAGGATGCCTCCTGTCTCCCTGCTCTCAAAGTGTCAGACATCACACCTACGCTCCCTCGCACTGAGGTGCAGGTGGGCCTGGTAG GAGACACGCCTGTGCAGTACTGCCCACAGCCCACCAACGGGATCATCTATTTCCGGGCCTTCTCCAGCCTCAACTCCCTGCCCGAAGAGCTTCGGGCCTATGTGCCACTCTTCTGCCGCACACTCACCAA GCTGGGCTGTGGCCTCCTCAACTACCGGGAACAAGCACAGCAGATCGAGCTGAAGACGGGGGGCATGTCTGTGTCCGCCTCTGTGCTTCCTGATGATTCAAACCTGGACACTTATGAGCAG GGTGTCCTCTTCTCATCCCACTGCCTGGAGCGCAACCTGCCAGATATGATGCATCTCTGGACCGAGATCTTTAATAA CCCCTGCTTTGAGGAGGAGGAGCGTTTCCGAGTGCTGGTGAAGATGGCGGCGCAGGACCTGGCCAGTGGTGTCCCTGACTCTGGCCACCTCTACGCATCCATTCGGGCAGGCAGGACCCTGACGCCTGCTGGGGACCTGCGGGAAACCTTTGGAGGCATGGACCAG GTGAGGCTGATGAAGAAGGTGGCGGAGATGGTGGACATGCAGCCGGTGTTGAAGAAGCTCCCACGCATCCAGAAGCACCTCCTGAATGGCGATGACATGAG GTGCTCCATAAATGCTGCCCCGCAGCAGCTGGCTCAGACAGAGAAGGCGTTGGAGACCTTCCTCCGGGGCCTGGGCCGGAGCCGTCGGGAACGGAAGCCCACAGCGCGCCCGCATCTGGTGGAG AAACCGTCCCCCAGAGGAGCTGGTGGGAGCACACACAGCAGTAGTTCCCAGATCGTCAGAAAGCTGGTGACG GACCCCAGTTTCAAACCCTGCCAGATGAAGACACACTTCGTGCTGCCCTTCCCCGTTAACTACGTGGGCGAGAGCGTGAGAACCGCCCCGTACACGGATCCCGACCACGCCAG CCTGAAGATCCTCGCACGCCTGATGTCGTCCAAGTTCCTGCACACGGAGATCCGGGAGAAGGGAGGGGCCTATGGGGGTGGAGCTAAGCTCAGCCAAGGAGGAATCTTCACACTCTACTCGTACAG GGACCCCCACTCCATTGAGACACTGCAGAGCTTCGCAAAGGCTGTGGATTGGGCCAAGGCAGGGCGCTTCTCCCAGCAAGACATCGAGGAGGCCAAGCTGTCCGTGTTCTCAGCTGTCGATGCACCTGTGGCTCCTTCAAGCAAAG GCATGGACCACTTCCTGTATGGGCTGTCAGACGCCATGAAGCAGCTCCACCGTGAGCAGCTCTTCGCAGTCACCTACGAGAGCCTGGTTCATGTCAGCAGCAA GTACCTGGGCGTGGGCAAGAACGTACACAGCCTGGCCATCCTCGGACCTGAAAACCCCAAACTCGCGAAGGACCCGTCTTGGGTCATCAAATAG